GCGCGATCCAGATCCACGGCGGCTACGGTTACATGCGCGAGTACCGCATCGAGCAGATCTACCGGGACGCGAAGGCGGCGGAGATCTTCGAGGGGACCTCGGAGATCCAGAGAAGCACGATCGGGCGCGACGTGGTCCGAGGAGAATAATCCTCGGTTCTTGAACCATTAAGAGACCGGACGGACGCGTCCGGTCTTCGTTTTCTTTCCCCACTTCCCCCCACCCCCGGCGCCCGGGAGCCAATTGGCGCGCGGACATGAAGTTGCGCCGCCCCCTTCGACCGGATTCGAGGGAATCGGATCCGCGCGGTCCTCCGGGGGGGTGGGGAACGGGAAGATGGACCGGTCCGAACCGGAAAAAAATGTTGACACGCTCCCAAGCGGGGGGATAAAGTGGGGATCCGTGGGTGGAAGTGGGGCGCGGTCCCCTATGTTGTTTCGGAGCCCCCGAGCAGGAGCGCAGAGGCCATGGGTTCCTCGCATCGCTGTCGAGCGGAATCCGGGGGGCCGGATCTCGACAGCCGTGCGGGCGAAGGATAGCACGGCGCCCGAAACGAGCGAAGGGAAAACGCGAGTGCACCCGCCTTCCGCCGCACCCGGAGGGAAACGGTGGAACGGCTCTTCGGCTCCCATCGCGTCGTCGTCGACTCGAAGGGGCGCCTCATCATCCCGGCGGCTTTTCGCAAGATCCTCTTCCCCGAGCCCGGCCGCTCGGGAACCCTGACCCTCGGCTACGAGCACTGCGTCGCCCTCTATCCTCCCGACCGCTGGGAGGAAGAAGAGAACCTGATCCACCGCCTTCCGTTCACCTCGACCAACGTCCGGCGGATCGCCCGCATGATGGGATATCAC
The sequence above is a segment of the Candidatus Eisenbacteria bacterium genome. Coding sequences within it:
- the mraZ gene encoding division/cell wall cluster transcriptional repressor MraZ translates to MERLFGSHRVVVDSKGRLIIPAAFRKILFPEPGRSGTLTLGYEHCVALYPPDRWEEEENLIHRLPFTSTNVRRIARMMGYHAKPCALDAQGRIVLSKDIREYAKIDREALVLGVFQHIEIFNPEIYEAYQSGSDMTFERAAEELTRLHEKSRSDEIR